TTTAATGACCGTTCTTTATATATGCTTTTTGACTGTTTTGTGGTTAATGTgggaaataaatatttataattttcaattatctAACACATCATATTTGTTCTATAGAATTTGCCTCGTTTATTTAATGACAAAACAACATCGTGTATCTGTAGTTAAAAGCTTATTTCGCATCTACAACAATTTTGCTTTTATTAACCATTTCCTCTATATATAATTGTGTCAATATAACTTAAATAACTTAACTCTCATTTtagttttaagatattttatttggtttgtgttttatatttcgATACATTTAAAGTCTCCATGATTGTCCTTTTGCAATGTGTTACGTATGTGAAATATATGTAACaagtgtgttacattttaatgttgtatttctgttgtgtcgtagttctcttatatttgatgcgattccctcagttttaaatttgtaactcggatttgttttttctctatagatttatgaatttcgaacagcgttatactactgttgtctttatttgttcCCTGAATCGGATATCTTCGATAATACAAATGCTGCAAAGTAAAGGATTCATACCAATTATGTAAAAGTTATATCACATATACTTTGTTTTCAATTCTGAAGTGCATGACATAATTTTGCTTTACTTATTTAgctaaatttgattttttttaacgtgTTTAAGTTCAAGTTTTAATGACAGCATATAAttaattgaaacaaaacaattctCATGCTGTAAGGGGAACacttattcaatatttttggaTGTCATTTTCTGTACCCTCCTTGCTACTCTCCCCTCTCTCCCGAAAAAAAACGTAGACAATAAGTGTATAAGTgtacataaatttaaaagtgCAGACTAAAAAGAGGGAGAGACATGCAGGTAACATTCAGTTTCAgaataatttcttaaattatgtttttcaataaatttatgtatattcaATTTACATGAATAgtatttataagaaatataattgttctggtggatggaaattcaattAGATTGGGTCTAAGTAGACATTTTTTCagcattttataataattaaactaGGCTAATCCGTTTTACTCAAGGTACGACCCAAATATCATTAATGACAGTGTTCAAtacgccgtttcagaatctaatgcatcctgggtaatatttttaaaagcgtacaccaaagcgttttgattggtttaaaacgttataaacaatggaaattcaaccaatgacgtaacgttattttcactttggggtacgaacaatgaaattacctatgatgctttagattctgaaacggccaattcCGATACAATTAGTTTGCCGTCTAATCATATATTATCAAACATACATTGTTGATAAAAACTATACTTtgggtttatttattttcattggtaacaattttcgtggataaaAGGAAACTTGTTTGTTCgtgtatatttaaattgtttaaattgtggTTTTGCAGAGGTCTGCTTACAAGCCTATTGGAAATTTGTCATGTGTTGatcatttgatttcgtggtttacactttgaacgacaaaattatgtttatgtctacctgtgcgaattttaAACGCTCATTTTTACACCAGTACTGAAAACTTTctatcctttacgggtagactttacatagataaattaagtcatataagaaaagcaaaatgagtatgttaaatttgatgtatgcctttttgtgattcttcgttacatttgttgtttttatagtgatattaagatgataacacaatattgactgttgtacccctatttttgacatttttattctttgaatatgtttgttttgttcatgcatcgttgacagtgttatggaatttgatgcgactgtcatacaagtgagaggtttagctagctataaaaccaggttcaatccaccattttctacattagaaaatgcctgtaccaagtcaggaatatgacagttgttatctattcgtttgatgtgtttggacttttaattttgccttttgatttttggttttcctttttgaattttcctcggagttcagtatttttgtgcttttactttttacctgtacccacaaaatccacAAGAAAATGGTACCAAACGAATAATgaggaatccacagtatattttTCCTTTGCAAGCCAAGACCTGTCAAGTTAAACAATTTGCTATAGATAATGTATGTATTCATCTATTTTGAaagtattgattttaaaattaattataaaaggCCTTTTGTATTTCTATATTATAGATGGCGTATTTTAAGCTGACCATCCTTGTCATAACGATCGTTATTGGATTACAGCATGGTCCGGTCCATGTTAGCTGTCAGTTTTTTCCACCGGCACCTGGAATAGGTGCATTTCAACCACCAGGAATACCCCCAGCTCTCCCCCCAAATGCAAGGTTAATTCCTATACCGGTACCTGTACCTCAACGAATTCCTAGACGAGGTGACGATGACAGAAGACGACAAATTGTACTAGTGAACGGCGGGGGACCCGGACCTTTTCCACAAATTGGAGGAGGAATGGGTTTGCTTGGAGCGTTGTTGCCCCTGCTAATTTTATCCGCGTTATGTAAGTACAACTGATGTCTGAAATGTGACCAAGATAACTTTAAGGTGGCccataacactacagggagataactctgtaaaatatCATCTGGACTTTTTAATCATGTTCTgatgttttaagaaatattaagcttcaCGACGATAAAAATGCGTGTCTGTCTAAactatatatatcaaatgatttttttcccgATAAAGTgtgtgtttcaattttatttaaatctcttatttttcttatttaaataaataatatcaaattaatttagatattgaggttaaatttaataatttccATATTTATTAGCCTACAATAATTGAATTTATCCAAATTCAAATTATTCCAATCATTAAAGATTTCTGCAAATGAAAATTactatagttatcaaaggtatcaggattataatttaatacgccagacgcatgttttgtctacataagactcatcagtgacgctcagatcaaaaaagttttaaagccaaataagaATATAGTTGAAAGGCATTGAGGACCAGAAATTCCCAAAcgatgtgccaaatacggctaaggtaatctattcctgagataAGATTACTTTTTCCAAAACTTTAAAGTTTTGTCAAGGGGAAACGAGAATCTATAAGGTACAAAAAACAGGCAGTAAAATGTAATACCAGAATGTTTATTGTGTTAATTGTTCCTTTGatactataaatataattaaaattaaataaaaaaaaaatccgaactTCAAAGAAAATCGGAAACGGAAATTGCGTAATTAAATGTAAAactcaaaatttaaacacaacAAACGAAAAGATTAAacatctcccaattgatacgacattccagtgcttgcatttcctatcatgattttcttggtagagagttgctgctcacaaagaaacttttaaaccaagagttccaaatggtgcagttgaaatcatctcttcgtaaattttacggtggccatcacgagttggttgaccattatgatatacccgtttcacaaatgatatcggatatgttcctcacgtcgtagctacaatccccttccctttcatgaatgtgacctaccgaattaaaatattgaccggatttgttataacataagcaacacgacggttgccacatgtggagcaggatctgtttaaccttccggagcacatgatatcacccctagtttttggtggggtccGTGTTGCTTATTCTATAGTTTTCTTTGTCCTGTCATGTGTTCTAtcgtttttctgtttgtatattttttatttttagccatgcgttgtcagtttgttttcgacatATGagcttgactgtccctctggtatctttcgtccattttttataattttaaaattccttCATAAAAGCATTTCTAGGTGTAGAAAATGACTGATTCAGCATTCTTATATAGCTTTTTAAATCCCCCCATGTATGAAAGGACTTTTGATTATGTATCTTCTATAAATGGAAATGTATTGTGTAGTTGTGTCATGATTTTTAGGGGCCCTTAATTAGAAGTTGAAGAAATTTGAACTTTgatcttattattattattattattattattattattattattattattattattattattattattattattattattattattattattatttacaatatttatatagcgcattatctaattaaaattactATAAGCGCTTTACATAGATCAATCAATGCAGTTAAAAAAaaggtgttaaacattaaaacaatcaatgcaataagaatgaaataaaatttagaaacacatataaaaaaaccaaaaaaggatcagaaaaattaaaaaataaattatcataattGAAAGGCATATTATACTACAAcgaaaattaaagttaaaaggTCATTGTCAGTATAAAAAGTTACATGTAATCACTGAAAGCGAGTCTAAAATACtgggttttcaaatttttcttaaaaagttcGATTGAGTTTTCATTTCTTAGATGGCTAGGAAGTAATGTTGTTAACTCATTATGTTGTTATTCTAGTGGGATCATTTCCAATTCCTACACCTGCACCTCCAGTAGTAGCACCAAGTAAGTATTCAACTTGAATTATAGTAATTTCGTACCCTTGCCATTTCGTACCATGGAAAAAACCATTACGTACCTCATAGCCGATTTATATGTAATACCAATTTGTACCTCGTGGAAGATTTATATGTATACCGTTTCGTATCTCAAGGCGATTTATATGTAATACCAATTCGTACCTCGTGGACGATTTATATGTATACCGTTTCGTATCTCAAGGACGATTTATATGTAATACCAATTCGTACCTCGTGGAAGATTTATATGTATACCATTTCTTACCTCTTGGAAGATTTATATGTATACCATTTCGTACCTCATGGAAGATTTATATGtgtgcctttttttttacctcgtagacgatatatatgtataccatttcctacctttttatttttaaaatgataagcTTACCTTTTCCAATTGTCTTAATCCCCTCGATGGTCTCATGGAAGCCTGTTCGGGAGGCTGTGGGTTCGAACCCCGGCAATGTCAAACCAAAGCTTTAAAATTTGATACCGGGTAAACGGATATGTCTTCCACTA
The nucleotide sequence above comes from Mytilus trossulus isolate FHL-02 chromosome 5, PNRI_Mtr1.1.1.hap1, whole genome shotgun sequence. Encoded proteins:
- the LOC134719756 gene encoding uncharacterized protein LOC134719756, which codes for MAYFKLTILVITIVIGLQHGPVHVSCQFFPPAPGIGAFQPPGIPPALPPNARLIPIPVPVPQRIPRRGDDDRRRQIVLVNGGGPGPFPQIGGGMGLLGALLPLLILSALLGSFPIPTPAPPVVAPTPAAPVVVTVLVTPPG